A stretch of Castanea sativa cultivar Marrone di Chiusa Pesio chromosome 2, ASM4071231v1 DNA encodes these proteins:
- the LOC142625459 gene encoding uncharacterized protein LOC142625459: MEIPNKYKNLLWRACRNSLPTKQNLVRRTIIQNPSCDRCSLQAKDTAEDTLHALWSCTSLNEVWVGDRWNFRSRFRFADFKELCKWVLENGKPLKLFAIQVWSIWNQRNKLRLNQPCCLTKELQKMAEDSWTEIRRHNLKLNRFSSSPTHQILWTAPTLDSYKINYDGALSTTDNKCGIGIVVRDCHGEVIASLIQQLDQAYQPVEVEAMATSKAVEFGSELGIRRAIIEGDSAVVVKSLTSKEFGLTPYG, translated from the coding sequence ATGGaaattccaaacaaatataaaaatctgCTGTGGCGGGCATGTAGAAACTCACTTCCAACTAAGCAGAATTTGGTAAGGCGAACAATCATACAAAATCCCAGTTGTGACCGTTGCTCCCTACAAGCAAAGGATACAGCTGAAGATACCTTGCATGCTTTATGGAGTTGCACGAGTTTGAATGAGGTATGGGTAGGTGATAGATGGAATTTCCGCTCAAGGTTTCGTTTTGCAGATTTCAAAGAGTTGTGCAAGTGGGTTCTTGAAAATGGGAAGCCGCTGAAACTGTTTGCTATTCAGGTGTGGAGCATATGGAACCAAAGAAATAAACTGAGATTGAATCAACCTTGCTGCCTTACCAAAGAGTTGCAAAAGATGGCAGAAGATAGCTGGACAGAAATTCGTAGACACAATCTTAAGCTGAACCGCTTCAGCTCAAGCCCGACGCATCAGATTCTGTGGACGGCACCTACACTTGACAGCTATAAGATCAATTACGATGGAGCACTTTCCACTACGGACAACAAATGTGGGATTGGCATTGTTGTTCGGGACTGTCATGGAGAGGTCATTGCATCACTTATTCAGCAGCTGGACCAAGCTTACCAACCCGTGGAAGTTGAAGCAATGGCAACTAGTAAGGCTGTGGAGTTTGGCAGTGAGTTGGGTATTCGGAGAGCCATTATTGAGGGTGACTCAGCAGTGGTAGTTAAGTCCCTAACAAGCAAGGAATTCGGGTTGACTCCTTACGGCTAG
- the LOC142626356 gene encoding protein DETOXIFICATION 27-like → MSSSGALEDAKVPLLDNLASTVRSNDGQDVDDQDQYLARRFWIESKKLWHVVGPSIFNRIASYSMLVITQAFAGHLGDLELAGISIATNVIIGFDFGLLLGMASALETLCGQAFGAKKYYMLGVYMQRSWIVLFVCCVLLLPLYLCASPFLKLLGQPPEVAELSGLVAMWMIPLHFSFAFQFPLQRFLQSQMKAGVIAWVSLLALVVHVIVSWLFVYKLKLGVVGTAATLNFSWWVLVFGLLAYTICGGCPLTWTGFSIEAFSGLWEFVKLSVASGVMLCLENWYYRVLVLMTGNLKNAEIAVDALSICMTINGWEMMIPLAFFAATGVRVSNELGAGNGKGAKFATLVSVVTSIVIGLFFWLLIMFFHNELALIFSSSEPVLEEVNKLSILLAFTILLNSVQPVLSGVAVGSGWQAYVAYINLGCYYLVGVPLGFFVGWVLHQGVMGIWAGMIFGGTAVQTLILAIITMRCDWEKEAEKANMNLRKWAPDTKQEH, encoded by the exons ATGTCTAGTAGTGGGGCATTAGAGGATGCCAAGGTTCCCTTACTGGATAATTTGGCTTCAACCGTCCGATCAAATGATGGACAGGATGTTGATGATCAAGACCAATATCTTGCTAGGAGGTTTTGGATTGAATCAAAGAAGCTGTGGCACGTAGTGGGTCCTTCAATCTTCAATCGTATCGCTTCCTACTCCATGTTGGTCATCACCCAAGCCTTTGCTGGTCACTTGGGTGACCTTGAACTCGCTGGAATCTCCATTGCCACTAATGTCATCATTGGCTTCGACTTTGGCCTCTTG CTGGGAATGGCAAGCGCCTTAGAGACATTATGTGGGCAAGCGTTTGGGGCCAAAAAGTATTACATGTTAGGTGTATATATGCAGCGTTCATGGATCGTTTTGTTCGTGTGTTGTGTCCTGCTTTTGCCTCTCTATCTATGTGCTTCTCCGTTTTTGAAGCTATTAGGACAGCCTCCAGAAGTGGCGGAGCTATCGGGGCTGGTGGCTATGTGGATGATACCACTTCATTTTAGCTTTGCATTTCAGTTCCCTCTGCAGAGGTTCTTGCAGAGCCAGATGAAGGCTGGGGTAATTGCTTGGGTGTCTCTGCTTGCACTAGTGGTGCATGTGATTGTGAGTTGGCTGTTTGTGTATAAACTTAAGCTGGGTGTGGTTGGAACTGCCGCTACTTTGAACTTTTCTTGGTGGGTTTTGGTGTTTGGGCTTCTCGCTTATACTATCTGTGGTGGATGCCCCCTTACATGGACTGGTTTCTCCATTGAAGCATTTTCTGGTCTCTGGGAGTTTGTCAAACTCTCAGTTGCTTCTGGCGTCATGCTTtg CTTAGAGAATTGGTATTACAGAGTACTTGTACTGATGACAGGGAATCTGAAGAATGCTGAGATTGCAGTGGATGCTTTGTCCATATG TATGACCATAAATGGGTGGGAGATGATGATTCCTCTGGCCTTTTTTGCTGCAACCGG AGTGAGGGTCTCAAATGAACTTGGAGCTGGCAATGGGAAAGGAGCTAAATTTGCTACATTAGTATCGGTGGTGACATCAATTGTAATTGGCCTCTTCTTCTGGTTATTGATAATGTTTTTCCACAATGAGCTTGCCTTGATATTCTCTTCAAGTGAACCTGTACTGGAAGAAGTGAACAAGCTTTCGATCCTCTTAGCCTTCACAATTCTTCTCAATAGTGTTCAGCCAGTTCTCTCTG gCGTGGCTGTGGGATCTGGATGGCAAGCATATGTTGCATACATAAACTTAGGTTGCTACTATCTGGTTGGGGTGCCGCTTGGATTTTTCGTGGGATGGGTCCTCCACCAAGGAGTTATG GGAATTTGGGCTGGAATGATTTTTGGTGGAACAGCTGTTCAAACCTTGATATTGGCCATCATTACCATGCGATGTGACTGGGAAAAAGAG GCTGAGAAAGCAAACATGAACCTAAGGAAGTGGGCACCTGACACAAAGCAAGAACATTAA